From the Harpia harpyja isolate bHarHar1 chromosome 16, bHarHar1 primary haplotype, whole genome shotgun sequence genome, one window contains:
- the PTPRCAP gene encoding LOW QUALITY PROTEIN: protein tyrosine phosphatase receptor type C-associated protein (The sequence of the model RefSeq protein was modified relative to this genomic sequence to represent the inferred CDS: deleted 1 base in 1 codon), whose protein sequence is MVGGGPGPGSSPPAPTGAVAPADRSFPSRGRPRAGWPPARHAPPARPERGGARRRWRCWRGRRRRGEPAVSRSDRAVGALLGLLLCLAVGLAVAWHHLCRLSAGRYHPRPMGRRALALLRGRWHRLRGRGGPAAQPCRGDGEMATTAPQDEEEELMPWSQEQRPEEEEEGEEEEEDEEDKDEQEEEEEEEEEEEAGESPPGGGQAAGGSAGALLGDLHAFSGTAAWGDARPHVTAL, encoded by the exons atggtggggggggggcctGGCCCCGGCTCGtctcccccagcacccacaggtgCCGTGGCACCCGCCGACCGCAGCTTCCCGTCACGGGGCCGGCCCCGTGCCGGCTGGCCACCTGCCCGGCACGCACCGCCGGCGAG GCCGGAGCGTGGCGGAGCTCGTCGGCGCTGGCGGTGTTGGCGGGGTCGGCGACGGCGGGGCGAACCGGCGGTGAGCCGAAGCGACCGGGCGGTGGGGGCCCTGTTAGGGCTCCTGCTCTGTTTGGCGGTGGGGTTGGCGGTGGCCTGGCACCATCTCTGCCGGCTCTCGGCCGGCCGTTACCATCCTCGCCCCATGGGTCGGCGG GCGCTGGCGCTGCTGCGGGGACGCTGGCACCGGTTGCGGGGacgcggcggccccgcggcgcaACCCTGCCGGGGGGACGGGGAGATGGCGACGACGGCCCCccaggatgaggaagaagagctgatgCCGTGGAGCCAGGAGCAGCGGccggaggaggaagaggagggtgaggaggaagaggaggacgaggaggacaaggatgagcaggaggaggaagaggaggaagaggaggaagaggaggccgGGGAGAGCCCCCCGGGCGgggggcaggcggcggggggcagcgccggggccctGCTCGGCGACCTCCACGCTTTCTCGGGGACGGCGGCCTGGGGGGACGCGCGACCCCACGTCACAGCCCTGTGA